The Pan paniscus chromosome 17, NHGRI_mPanPan1-v2.0_pri, whole genome shotgun sequence genomic interval GGATTCGGGTGTTAAGCCTTTTCTGAGAATTACCCTCCGTGTTgtgtagagaaataaataaatttgctgtGTTTCCAGACTTCCAGCTGCCTCACGAAGAGGATCGTAGTGCAATACTGGCGATGCTTCCAGAGCTCCCTGAATGAGGTTTATCTTGTAAACAGGTGGGAAGAGAATTGAGCTGTCCTGGGTCAGTGTGGTAATGTTACAGCAGGATCCTTAGGTTGATGCTGAATTCGATCTGGGGTAGATTTATATTTTGTGCGggggttgtttcctttctgtgttttcgAGCGGGATTGTCGCTGTGGGAGCAGGGATCTGCTAAGGTTTGTCTCGTTCTCCAGTAATGAATGAGTTTAATGGGTGCAGCCGCTGTTTTCAGTAGCATGCCAGTGGGGGCATCGATGAGCTATGAGGGGCTAGAGCTTGCTCGGATTGTTtccttgtgtttgtgttttgagttGCGTTTGCTTGTAtcatgtttgttttccattttggcgGGGGAAACGTTTTCCAGGAAGAAAGGTTGTTGCCAGTGGATTTGGTTCCGAGGGGCTGGGGTttctggctgggagtggggaggggctgcaCGGTGATCGGTGGCTACTCCACCTCCAGAAAGAGCGTGTGGCTTCTCTGCCTTGGGGAGGATATTCTGCTCTCTTGTGAGTTTTGCAAGCCACCCGAGATTCTCTCTTGAATTGCTGTCAAGAAATAGAGACCGGCGTTGTCTCTGGCCCTTGCTGGGGAAGCTTTTCtgaggttttgtgtttttaatttgagacggagtttggcttttgatgtccaggctggagcgcaatggtgggatctgggctcactgcaaactcggcctcccgggttcaagcgattctcctgtctcagccccctgagtagctggggttacaggcgctcgccagcaAGCCCAACCGAGTTTCGTCTTTTTAGAAGAGACCGGATTTcctcatgctggtcaggctggtctgcaactccgcACCTCAGGGGGTCcgccggcctccacctcccaaagcgaTGGGAatagaggcgtgagtcaccgtgcccggacaTGTCTGAGTTTCACAGGGTCGCTTGATTGGATTATGTCCCCTTCCCCGGAACGAATGCTTTTCTGCCTTCCTTAAGGGTAGTATCTCTGTGGCACCCTGTTCTGGCTCCTTACGTGTTCTTCAGGCTTGAAGGCCTCTTTTCACGTGCACCGGCATCCACTCAGGTGCCTGCTTCCAGAAGCTTCCCAGCACCCACTCTGCTGACAGCCAAGGGCACAGGACTTTGATCTCTTCTGCTGCCCTTGCTGGGTTTTGCCTTGCGGCTTAggtctttctatttctctctctaccCCTCACTGTCGGTAACGCCTAAGAACCAAGTTTActtaatggtgtgtgtgtgtgtgtgcgcgtgcgtgtgccTGCTTATGCGTGCGTGCttatgcgtgcgtgcgtgtgtgtgcgtgtgtctttctttgtgtgtatgtgtgtgtgtcgtaTCTGGCACACGGACCTGTCATTAGCAGCCCGCGTGAAGCCAACAAATGCCCTGAGTTAGAATGCAAACTTTCACCAAAGCTTGCAGGAGCTCGTAGGAGGTGAACTCAGGGTAGTTAACCCGGTCATCTCACGGTAATTAGAAACTCTGATTGGCAGGTTTAGACTTCCTGATCGAGAACCTAAAGAAGCTGATTAAGGTGTCGCCATTCTTTCACAGGGGTTCTGGGTGAAAAGATTGGGATTGATTCTTTGCGGTGCTTAGTAAAAGTAGTTTGACTTAAGGAACGTAACAGTTGTTAGCATTTATGTATGAAATCCAAGAGTTCCTCTCTTCAAATAAACAGCAGGTTTCTTTGAGATGTGCTCCGCttgtgtcaccccggctggagtgcagtggaatgaggaagggtcactgcagcctccgcttgcccagctcaggcgatcctgccacctcagccctctaagaagctgggaccacaggggccgtgccaccacgccgggctcattttggtatcttttgtggagacggggtttctccgtttggcccagcctgttctccacctcctgggctgcagcGATCTgctttcctcggcctcccagaggagGATGGCTGACGATTACAGGATCATGCCCGGCcttttctctaaaagaaaacaccAACAGCAAGAAATCATTTTGCGTAGTCGGAGTTATCAGTGTCAACTGATGGATTGAGAGTTTGTGTCTAAGAAGTCCTTCCTTATGTACTGGAtggtttcaaaagaaaggaaaaaagacgaAAGGGAATCTCACATCTTGTACCTGATTTGTGATTGCAACTAGGGCGTTATTTAAAAGACGATCAGTGAACCACCAAAGTGGAATTGATCCGAATGCGTTCATAAAATCTTCTGAATTCTGAGGTGTCCTCCAAGCAGGGAGGcagtggctgggtgtgggaggCAAAAATCGCAGGGCCAGCACTTGACACCTGCAGGATTGGGAGGCTGAACTTTGCACCAAGCCAAGGGTTCTGGTGTCCGTCGGAAGTTTCGTTCCCCAACCCGCATTGACTTTGCATTGGCCCTCCTCCCCCCAGATTTTATGTGTAAGGCAAGTCCTGAGTTTATCGTCGGGAGAATCTTCCCTTGTAGTCTCGAATTGCCTTGGCCATCAGCGGGGCCACTTTCTTGGCAGCCTGTTTTCGGGTTTTGTCCGCGGGCGCCGCGTGCTGATTGCTGCTGCCGCCGCTAATGCTGCCGCCGTCGCCGTCCCCGAGTCCGGAGGGAGCCTGGCTGCTTCCTGCGGGCTTGGGGGCTGGCTCGATGTCTCCATTTCGGGGGTCAGCGGCTCCTGCAGACTCCTCTTGCCTCCTGGAAGCATCATAAGGCGTCTTGGCCACAGAGTTGAAACAGATCATCTTTGTCTGTCGGCCGCTGGGTTTGTTTTCACGTGCGGATCGGATTTTCGTGGTCACTACTCGCAGCCGCTGCTCTCGGGCGTCCCGAAGCCGCAGGTACAGCTCCCGCCAAGACTCGTGCTCCCGTGGCTTTTCTTCCTTGAAGTCCCGGAGACAATGAATCCTCCATAATTCATCTGTCTCTCGAGCGAGTGCGGGATTGTCTTTCTCTGTGCGGTAGAGCTGATCGGGCGTCCACCCTTCCAGAACGGGTTCAAGAACCGAGTAGGGGACCCCTTCCACGTCGCCGAGGGCGTCCGGATTGTTCCTAGGCACCCGGAGGCACTGCTGGCGCAGCGTCGGCAcctggagctggcaggcaggCCTGGAGCCCGAGTACACCGGCATCTTAGCGTTCACTCTGCGTCCAGGGAAAGCAGCTTCCTCCTGGAGCGTTGGCGCGGAGAGTGCTTCTGGGTTTGCCTGGGAGGTCATGGCCTCAAAAGCGGACAGCAGATCGTAGTTGGCCTGCATCCAGGCCTCTGAGGGGTCCCAGAGCTCTGAGAAGACATGGCTGGGCACCGTTTTCGGCCCGGCGGAATCGGCGCCGGCCGCCTGCAGCCTCTCTGACTGGCTTTCCTGGACAGGAGGCGATTTCTGAGCCGAAGCCCCTCGGGACGGTTTGTGCCCCTTGCTGTGGCTCCCCACCGCTTCCCCCTGGGGTTGGCCCTGGCAGCCTTGACCCGGCGGAGGCCCACCCTGAGCGGCGTGAGCGTGGCCTCTCCCGGGTTGCTCCCCGGGCACAGCGGGCTCAGGGCCCTCGGGCATCGGGAGGGGAGCGGTGCGCGTTGGAGGGTCCCGATGGGGGCCGGAATCAGCTGGGGCCATTCTGGGGCGCTTTCTCTCGGCTCTGGGCTCGCGACTGGGAGACCTCGGGTGAGGTCTCTGTTGCCCCGGAGGTGTTGTGCGTGCTGTCCGTCTGTGCTCAGGGCTGTGAGATGGGCTCCTGGGGGCCGTCGCGTTTTCTGGGAAGCCCCAGGCCTTTCCCCGGTCCTGAAGAGCCTCCCCGAAGCGCTGTCGGGAAGCGCTCTCCTCAGGGTCCTGTGGGTCAGGCCCGGTGTTTCGGTCCACGAGCACCAGCTTCTTCCACCGGGCCGCCAAGTCTCTGGCAAAGTCGCCCACGTGCTGGTGCT includes:
- the LOC129394564 gene encoding elongin-A3-like, which codes for MAAGSTTLPAVEKLQVRLATKTDPKKLEKYLQKLSALPMTADILAETGIRKTVKRLRKHQHVGDFARDLAARWKKLVLVDRNTGPDPQDPEESASRQRFGEALQDRGKAWGFPENATAPRSPSHSPEHRRTARTTPPGQQRPHPRSPSREPRAERKRPRMAPADSGPHRDPPTRTAPLPMPEGPEPAVPGEQPGRGHAHAAQGGPPPGQGCQGQPQGEAVGSHSKGHKPSRGASAQKSPPVQESQSERLQAAGADSAGPKTVPSHVFSELWDPSEAWMQANYDLLSAFEAMTSQANPEALSAPTLQEEAAFPGRRVNAKMPVYSGSRPACQLQVPTLRQQCLRVPRNNPDALGDVEGVPYSVLEPVLEGWTPDQLYRTEKDNPALARETDELWRIHCLRDFKEEKPREHESWRELYLRLRDAREQRLRVVTTKIRSARENKPSGRQTKMICFNSVAKTPYDASRRQEESAGAADPRNGDIEPAPKPAGSSQAPSGLGDGDGGSISGGSSNQHAAPADKTRKQAAKKVAPLMAKAIRDYKGRFSRR